Sequence from the Paenibacillus tundrae genome:
TTGCGCTTGCGATCATCACGTTCTTACACGTTGTCATTGGTGAGTTGGCACCTAAGACGCTTGCAATTCAATTTGCTGAGCGCATGACTCTGTTGCTCGCACCACCTTTGTACTGGTTTGGTAAGATCATGAACCCGTTCATCTACGCACTTAATGGTGCTGCCCGTCTTCTGCTTGGTATTTTTGGAGTTAAGCCGGCAGGGCACGATACCGTTCACTCCGAAGAGGAGTTGAAGCTCATTGTAGCTCAGAGTTATGAGAGTGGAGAGATTAATCAGACTGAGCTCGACTATCTGAAAAATATCTTTGCTTTTGATGAACGTCTCTTACAAGAGATTATGATTCGCAGAGAAAAAATCGTTACGCTGGAAAAGGGAATGCCTATTGATCGCATGATCGAGGTTCTGAACCAGCATGAATATACACGTTATCCTGTTGTAGCAGGAGCAGATCAATCTCATTTTATCGGATTTATTAATACAAAAGAGATGCTGACAAGTGTGGCGGCAGGACGAGAGTCCAGCATGAATAATTTTGTTCATGATATGCCTAAATTCTCGGAGAAATCCCCAATTAAGGATGTTCTTATTCAGATGCAACAGAGCCGTGTTCATATTGCTGCCGTGCATAACGAGCAAGGTGAGACGGTTGGTATGGTTACGATGGAGGACATTCTGGAAGAAATCGTTGGCGATATCAAGGATGAATACGAACACAAGGATCTCGTAAATCCACCCAAAAGGCTGAAATTGGTCTAATTGAAATTCAAGATTTAACTTCTTTAGAACCGGGTATCCCGTAATTGAGAAGTAGTGCAAGCTAAGGCAGATTTCCGATTGAATCGGGAATCTGTCTTTTTTGTTTTGGACAAATTATATTGAAGAAGATGGACAACTAGCCCGAAGGATAGATATAAAAGTAATAAATCTTAAATTTAAAATAAATGCTTGCAATTTGGATGGGGATGGATTAATATAAATTTAAAGAATCTTAAATTAAAGATAAATAACAAAAAAAGAAACCATGAAACAGCAACAAAATTAAACAGTAAAACGCAATTAGAACAAATAGCAACAAAACAAATTGCAATGAGAATAAATGAATCTGCCAAGAAAGCTCAACCAAAACCAACTAAACTAAGGGAGTGGATGTTATGTTCAGAACTTCAGGAATTCACCATGTTACCGCTTTTGTAGACGATGCACAGAAAAATGTTGATTTTTACGCCGGTGTACTGGCTCTGAGATTGGTGAAAAAAACAATTAACTTCGATGCACCCGATGTGTATCATCTGTATTACGGGAATGAAGGCGGAGCGCCTGGAACGATCATCACGTTCTTCCCACAGCAGAATGCAAGAAGAGGCGTCATTGGTTCTGGTCAAACAGGGGTAACGGTCTATGCGATTCCGGTAGGCAGCTTGCCTTTCTGGAAAGAGCGTCTTGCTTCATTCGATATTCCTTTTGAAAATAAAACACGGTTTGGCGAGCAGTACATTCGTTTCTTCGATAAAGGCGGTCTGCTGCTTGAACTGGTTGAACGTGAAGAAGGTCAGCCTAGCCAGTGGACATTTAATGGTGTAACGCCAGAGCACGCGATCAAAGGCTTTGGAGGTGCGGTATTATTCACTCATGTACCTGAAAAAACAATTGATGTGCTGGAAACGATGCTTGGTCTGGAGCAAGTCGGTGAAGAGGATGGAATTATTCGTCTACGTGCCACAGGAGACATCGGTCAACTCATCGACATTCAATCGACAGGCATCCAGCGCGGGATCGGTGGAGCTGGAACGGTACACCATATTGCATGGCGTGCTAAAGACTACACAGAGCATGAACAAGTACAGAAAGATCTGGAGCAAGCAGGCTACTATCCAACGCCGGTCATTGACCGTCAGTATTTCAACGCCGTGTATTTCAGAGAACCAGGAGGTATACTGTTCGAGCTGGCTACCGATCCTCCAGGATTTGCACGGGATGAACCACAGGAGAGCATGGGTGAGAAATTAATGTTGCCTGAATGGTACGAACCACAACGTGAACAGATTGAACAGATGTTGCCACCAATTCAAGTACGGGAATGGAAAGGAGACGCAAAATCATGACCAATACAATGAAACATATTTACAAAGCAGGCTCACAGCCTGATGCACCTACATTGCTCTTGCTTCACGGCACAGGAGGCACGGAAAATGATCTAGTCGGCCTGGCTGAGATGATTGCACCTGGAGCTGGTATTCTGGGGGTACGTGGAAATGTATCTGAAAACGGTATGCCTCGCTTCTTCCGTCGTTTAGCCGAAGGTGTATTTGATGAACCAGATCTGATCGCACGGACAGCAGAACTTGGCGCGTTCATTGATGCAGCAGCTGTAGAATATGGCTTTGACCGCTCGAATGTCATTGCCCTTGGTTACTCCAATGGAGCCAATATTGCTGCAAGCCTAATCTTCCATCAGGCGGATGTGTTCAAAGGAGCCATTCTGCATCATCCTATGGTACCACTGCGTGGACTTGAGCTGCCTGATCTGAAAGGCTTGCCTGTATACATTGGAGCAGGAGAGAATGATCCTATCGTGCCTAAAAGGGAAACCGAAGAGCTGGCGAGCTTGCTAAGCGAAGCTGGAGCAACAGTCCACATGCACTGGGAGCGTCAGGGACATCAGCTTACACGTACCGAGGCAGAAGCTGCAGCAGCATGGTTTGCGTCTCAGGTATGAGGCTTTATTAGTATCGGTAATATCAGTATTTTCGGTAGTAGGAACTAATGCTCAGAGAGAGCGTTGATTAGACAGCTTGATCTTTAGAGATCAGGCTGTTTTTCTTTTTTGTACAAAAGAATAGGGATAACCGTTATGTAAACGTTGCGAATGGGGTAAACATTTGAAAGTGCATTACGAAAGGATGTATCCTTTATCTTATATAACAGATCATGAACTGGAGGGGTTATTATGGAACGAAACATCAAAGAATTGGTACAGCGGATGACTTTGGAAGAAAAAGCGGGCATGTGCTCAGGTCTCGATTTCTGGCATCTGAAAGGGGTGGAGCGTCTCGGTATCCCATCCATCATGGTAACGGACGGGCCCCATGGATTACGTAAGCAGGATTCCAGTGCTGATCATCTGGGACTGACAGCAAGTGTGCCTGCAACGTGTTTCCCATCCGCCGCAGGACTGGCAAGTTCATGGGACACCGAGTTAGCGCGTCAGGTCGGCGTTGCTCTAGGGGAGGAATGTCAGGCGGAGGACGTTGCCGTACTGCTTGGGCCAGGTGTTAACATTAAACGTTCACCACTAGGTGGGCGTAACTTTGAATATTTTTCCGAAGATCCCTTGTTGTCCACACGTATGGCCGCGGGTCATATTAAGGGAGTACAGAGTCAGGGTGTAGGCACGTCATTGAAACATTTTGCTGTGAACAATCAGGAAGAGCGACGCATGTCGATTGATGCCATTGTAGATGAACGAACGTTGCGTGAGATTTATCTTGCGAGCTTCGAGGGTGCAGTGAAGGATGCTCAGCCGTGGACGGTAATGAACTCCTATAACAAGGTCAATGGAACCTATGCGGGTGAGAATGAGTGGCTGCTTACGGATATTCTCAAAGACGAATGGGGTCATGAAGGCATTGTTGTGTCAGACTGGGGTGCTGTGAACGAACGTGCGGATGCTCTGGCGGCAGGAATGGAACTGGAGATGCCGGCAAGCGGCGGAATTGGTGAACGTAAGGTCATTGATGCTGTAGAGAACGGTGAACTGTCTCTGGAGAAGCTGGATCGGGCAGTGGAGCGATTGCTTGAACTGATCTTCAAAGCGGTGGATCATAAGAAGGAAAATGCAACATATGACAAAGAGGAGCATCATCAGCTTGCGCGGAAGGTCGCTTCGGAGAGTATGGTTTTGCTGAAAAATGAGGAGGGCATCTTACCACTACAACGCGAAGGTTCTGTTGCACTTATCGGTGCCTTTGCACGTAAACCACGCTTCCAGGGAGGTGGCAGCTCTCATATTAATCCAACCCAAGTGGATGATATTGTGGATGAGATGACGCGTGTGGCGGGTGAAGAGGTGAAGCTCACCTACGCACCAGGGTACCGAATTGAAGCAGATGATGTAGATGAGTCATTGATGGCTGATGCGATTCAGACGGCTCAGGCGGCGGACACGGCAATTGTGTTCGTAGGACTGCCAGACCGCTATGAATCAGAAGGGTATGATCGTTCGCATCTGCGCTTGCCAGACAATCATATCCGTCTCATTGAAGAGGTAGCTAAGGTACAACCACGTGTCATCGTCGTCCTAAGTAACGGGTCACCTGTGGAAATGCCATGGTTGCCGAAGGTACAAGCTGTGCTTGAAGCATATTTAGGTGGTCAAGCTGTCGGTGGTGCAATTGCTGTTCTATTATACGGTGAGGTAAATCCATCGGGTAAACTGGCAGAGACATTCCCTGCGCAGCTTAGTCATAATCCATCTTATCTTAATTTCCCGGGTGAAGGTGATCGGGTTGAATACCGTGAAGGAATTTTTGTAGGATATCGATATTATGACACCAAGCAGATTGATCCCTTGTTCCCATTTGGATACGGTCTGAGTTATACGACGTTTGAATATGCTGATCTCACCGTGAATCGGACGAAACTGACGGATCAGGATGAGGTACAGGTAAGTGTTCGTGTAACCAACACAGGGGACAGAGCCGGTAAAGAAATCGTACAGCTCTATATCCGTGATGTAGAGAGCACTGTTATTCGTCCAGCCAAGGAGTTAAAGGCATTCGCCAAAATTCAGCTGGAGCCAGGTGAATCGAAGGTGATTGGCTTCACCTTGGATAAGCGCTCGTTCGCTTATTATAATGTGGACATGCAGGATTGGCATGTAGAGACGGGAGAGTTCGAGATTCAGGTGGGAAGTTCTTCACGGGACATTCATTTACACACACGAGTGACCGTAGAATCGACGGCGACCTTTATCCCGACGTATACACGTAATAGTACACTTGGCGATATTCAGCGCGATCCTGCCAATAAGAAGCTACTGGAGCAGGCATTGAAGCAATTCCAGGAAGCAAGCGGCTTTGGCGGTGACGATGCTGGAGACCATGCAGATATGATGGATGCCATGATGAAATATATGCCGCTACGTGCTCTCGTTGCCTTTAGTGGCGGGGCTATGAGCGAAGAAGACATGAACGAGTTGTTGGAGAAACTGAACAACAAGGATCACGGCATTCGAGCATAATCGTTGTTGTGACAGCATGATATCCACGGATGAGTGGATGTATCATAAGGTTGAACCCGATCCGATGATGGATCGGGTTTTCTTTCTTTTTAAAGCAGTGAGCTGGATAATTTAGAAAAGAGAATGGTGAGCTGTGCTATGCTTGTCGTAAAGTGAAGAATATTTTATAATCAACTGATAATCATTTTCAATTAGATTCAGTTCAGGATAACTATACAGATAAACGGGAGGGGAAATATGGATCATCGTCCTAGCTTACATACATTTGGTTCAAGTGCATATATTCAGGCCCGTGATGGTCGCAAGCTACATTATATGTCCAAAGGAGCAGGCGAACTGACCGTGGTATTTGAATCCGGTATGGGGCTCTCGAGATCTACCTGGGGCTTGGTTGCACCAGCTATTGCTGAGCACGCACGAACAGTCGTATATGATAGAGCAGGGGCGGGACGAAGTGAAGTAGATTCTGCTCCGCGCAGTCTGAAACGAATGGCAGAAGATCTGGGGGATTTGTTATCTGCACTGGGGCCAGGGCCGTTCATTCTTGTTGGGCATAGCTGGGGTGGGCCAATTGTGCGAACTGCTGCAGCTGCGAATATATCCCAACTACGTGGAATTGTACTGGTGGATCCATCAGATGAGCATTGCGAGTTGTATTTCTCCAGCCTAGCTAAAAAAAGCTTTGCCTTGAATGGCTTTCTTATTCCAATTATGGCACATACGGGCTTATATCGCTTGCTCGGAAGTAAGGCTGGAAAGGTTCAGCCTGATGATGTTGTAGCAGATCATCTCCAAGAAGATTTCACTGTACAGGCAGCAAAAACGATGCTTGCCGAAGGCAAAACGTTTCTGGATGATATGACCGCACTATTGTCAAAACCACCCGTTCTAGGTGATCTGGAGGTCAGCGTGATCTCAGGTACGAAGCCAAGCAAGGGTGAAGGGAAGATTAGACCTGCTCTCATTGCGGCGCATCGTCAGACTGTGAGTAAGCTATCCAATGCGAGATGGATTGGCGCAGATCAGTCCGGTCATACGGTTATGTATACAGATCCACAGGTCATTATTGATGAAATTGTACGAATGATAAATAATGCGAGCTCAGGCGCAACAATAGAGCAAAAGTGATACAATAATAAAAAAAGAGAGCAGTGCAAGAGCATTGCAGCCAATATAAGTGGAGTGTGGAGATCAGATGAAACCAGTGGAACCAACGGGTACCGTGAGTCCCGGATATGTCGGTGTAGGCATGGAAGATATCGTACGCGCACATCATGTGCTGCGTGAAGTCATTGTACGGACA
This genomic interval carries:
- a CDS encoding beta-glucosidase family protein, translated to MERNIKELVQRMTLEEKAGMCSGLDFWHLKGVERLGIPSIMVTDGPHGLRKQDSSADHLGLTASVPATCFPSAAGLASSWDTELARQVGVALGEECQAEDVAVLLGPGVNIKRSPLGGRNFEYFSEDPLLSTRMAAGHIKGVQSQGVGTSLKHFAVNNQEERRMSIDAIVDERTLREIYLASFEGAVKDAQPWTVMNSYNKVNGTYAGENEWLLTDILKDEWGHEGIVVSDWGAVNERADALAAGMELEMPASGGIGERKVIDAVENGELSLEKLDRAVERLLELIFKAVDHKKENATYDKEEHHQLARKVASESMVLLKNEEGILPLQREGSVALIGAFARKPRFQGGGSSHINPTQVDDIVDEMTRVAGEEVKLTYAPGYRIEADDVDESLMADAIQTAQAADTAIVFVGLPDRYESEGYDRSHLRLPDNHIRLIEEVAKVQPRVIVVLSNGSPVEMPWLPKVQAVLEAYLGGQAVGGAIAVLLYGEVNPSGKLAETFPAQLSHNPSYLNFPGEGDRVEYREGIFVGYRYYDTKQIDPLFPFGYGLSYTTFEYADLTVNRTKLTDQDEVQVSVRVTNTGDRAGKEIVQLYIRDVESTVIRPAKELKAFAKIQLEPGESKVIGFTLDKRSFAYYNVDMQDWHVETGEFEIQVGSSSRDIHLHTRVTVESTATFIPTYTRNSTLGDIQRDPANKKLLEQALKQFQEASGFGGDDAGDHADMMDAMMKYMPLRALVAFSGGAMSEEDMNELLEKLNNKDHGIRA
- a CDS encoding alpha/beta fold hydrolase, with the protein product MDHRPSLHTFGSSAYIQARDGRKLHYMSKGAGELTVVFESGMGLSRSTWGLVAPAIAEHARTVVYDRAGAGRSEVDSAPRSLKRMAEDLGDLLSALGPGPFILVGHSWGGPIVRTAAAANISQLRGIVLVDPSDEHCELYFSSLAKKSFALNGFLIPIMAHTGLYRLLGSKAGKVQPDDVVADHLQEDFTVQAAKTMLAEGKTFLDDMTALLSKPPVLGDLEVSVISGTKPSKGEGKIRPALIAAHRQTVSKLSNARWIGADQSGHTVMYTDPQVIIDEIVRMINNASSGATIEQK
- a CDS encoding ring-cleaving dioxygenase, producing the protein MFRTSGIHHVTAFVDDAQKNVDFYAGVLALRLVKKTINFDAPDVYHLYYGNEGGAPGTIITFFPQQNARRGVIGSGQTGVTVYAIPVGSLPFWKERLASFDIPFENKTRFGEQYIRFFDKGGLLLELVEREEGQPSQWTFNGVTPEHAIKGFGGAVLFTHVPEKTIDVLETMLGLEQVGEEDGIIRLRATGDIGQLIDIQSTGIQRGIGGAGTVHHIAWRAKDYTEHEQVQKDLEQAGYYPTPVIDRQYFNAVYFREPGGILFELATDPPGFARDEPQESMGEKLMLPEWYEPQREQIEQMLPPIQVREWKGDAKS
- a CDS encoding alpha/beta hydrolase gives rise to the protein MKHIYKAGSQPDAPTLLLLHGTGGTENDLVGLAEMIAPGAGILGVRGNVSENGMPRFFRRLAEGVFDEPDLIARTAELGAFIDAAAVEYGFDRSNVIALGYSNGANIAASLIFHQADVFKGAILHHPMVPLRGLELPDLKGLPVYIGAGENDPIVPKRETEELASLLSEAGATVHMHWERQGHQLTRTEAEAAAAWFASQV
- a CDS encoding hemolysin family protein, with protein sequence MDGIIALNLFLVAVFIGLTAFFVGAEFAILKVRMSRIDQLISEGNKKAVLAKKVAHDLDYYLSACQLGITITALVLGALGEPTVEKMLHPLFDRLDVPAALSTVLSYGIALAIITFLHVVIGELAPKTLAIQFAERMTLLLAPPLYWFGKIMNPFIYALNGAARLLLGIFGVKPAGHDTVHSEEELKLIVAQSYESGEINQTELDYLKNIFAFDERLLQEIMIRREKIVTLEKGMPIDRMIEVLNQHEYTRYPVVAGADQSHFIGFINTKEMLTSVAAGRESSMNNFVHDMPKFSEKSPIKDVLIQMQQSRVHIAAVHNEQGETVGMVTMEDILEEIVGDIKDEYEHKDLVNPPKRLKLV